The following proteins are co-located in the Tiliqua scincoides isolate rTilSci1 chromosome 8, rTilSci1.hap2, whole genome shotgun sequence genome:
- the SH3GL1 gene encoding endophilin-A2 isoform X1 yields the protein MSVAGLKKQFYKASQLVSEKVGGAEGTKLDDDFKEMEKKVDLTSKAVTEVLARTTEYLQPNPASRAKLTMLNTVSKIRGQVKNPGYPQSEGLLGESMIRYGKELGDESNFGDALLDAGESMKRLAEVKDSLDIEVKQNFIDPLQNLCDKDLKEIQHHLKKLEGRRLDFDYKKKRQGKIPDEELRQALEKFEESKEVAETSMHNLLETDIEQVSQLSALVDAQLDYHRQAVQILDELADKLKRRMREASSRPKREYKPKPRESYEFGESDQSNGGFSCNPTPKVSASSSFRSEKPSRTPSRNFSHLDQPCCKALYDFEPENDGELGFKEGDIITLTNQIDENWYEGMINGQSGFFPLNYVEVLVPLPQ from the exons CTGGTCAGTGAGAAAGTTGGAGGTGCCGAGGGAACCAAGTTGGATGATGATTttaaagaaatggaaaag AAAGTGGACCTCACCAGCAAGGCTGTTACAGAAGTGTTGGCCAGGACAACAGAATATCTGCAACCTAATCCAG CATCCCGGGCCAAGCTGACAATGTTGAACACAGTATCTAAGATCCGAGGACAAGTGAAGAATCCAGGCTACCCACAGTCAGAAGGGCTCCTGGGTGAATCCATGATCCGATATGGCAAGGAGCTGGGTGATGAATCTAACTTTG GTGATGCGCTGCTTGATGCTGGTGAATCGATGAAGCGGTTGGCCGAAGTGAAGGACTCTCTGGATATTGAAGTCAAGCAAAACTTCATTGACCCGCTTCAGAACTTGTGCGACAAGGATTTGAAAGAGATCCAG caCCACCTGAAGAAACTGGAGGGCCGCCGCTTAGACTTTGACTACAAGAAGAAACGTCAAGGGAAGATCCCTGATGAGGAACTCCGGCAAGCCCTGGAGAAGTTTGAGGAATCCAAGGAAGTAGCTGAGAcgagtatgcacaacctcctagAGACTGAT ATTGAACAAGTGAGCCAGCTCTCAGCATTGGTGGATGCCCAACTTGATTATCACAGGCAAGCAGTACAGATCCTTGACGAACTGGCAGATAAACTCAAGCGCAG AATGAGAGAGGCTTCCTCACGCCCCAAGCGAGAATATAAACCTAAACCCAGGGAATCTTATGAATTTGGAGAGAGTGACCAATCCAATGGTGGCTTTTCATGTAACCCCACCCCCAAAGTCTCAG CTTCCTCCTCTTTCCGATCCGAAAAACCATCCCGGACCCCCAGCAGGAATTTTT CTCACCTGGACCAGCCCTGTTGCAAGGCACTGTATGACTTTGAGCCAGAGAACGACGGGGAGCTGGGCTTCAAAGAAGGGGACATCATTACATTGACAAATCAGATAGACGAGAACTGGTATGAGGGCATGATCAATGGCCAATCGGGCTTCTTCCCACTCAACTACGTGGAAGTGCTGGTCCCACTACCTCAGTga
- the SH3GL1 gene encoding endophilin-A2 isoform X2, producing MSVAGLKKQFYKASQLVSEKVGGAEGTKLDDDFKEMEKKVDLTSKAVTEVLARTTEYLQPNPASRAKLTMLNTVSKIRGQVKNPGYPQSEGLLGESMIRYGKELGDESNFGDALLDAGESMKRLAEVKDSLDIEVKQNFIDPLQNLCDKDLKEIQHHLKKLEGRRLDFDYKKKRQGKIPDEELRQALEKFEESKEVAETSMHNLLETDIEQVSQLSALVDAQLDYHRQAVQILDELADKLKRRMREASSRPKREYKPKPRESYEFGESDQSNGGFSCNPTPKVSAHLDQPCCKALYDFEPENDGELGFKEGDIITLTNQIDENWYEGMINGQSGFFPLNYVEVLVPLPQ from the exons CTGGTCAGTGAGAAAGTTGGAGGTGCCGAGGGAACCAAGTTGGATGATGATTttaaagaaatggaaaag AAAGTGGACCTCACCAGCAAGGCTGTTACAGAAGTGTTGGCCAGGACAACAGAATATCTGCAACCTAATCCAG CATCCCGGGCCAAGCTGACAATGTTGAACACAGTATCTAAGATCCGAGGACAAGTGAAGAATCCAGGCTACCCACAGTCAGAAGGGCTCCTGGGTGAATCCATGATCCGATATGGCAAGGAGCTGGGTGATGAATCTAACTTTG GTGATGCGCTGCTTGATGCTGGTGAATCGATGAAGCGGTTGGCCGAAGTGAAGGACTCTCTGGATATTGAAGTCAAGCAAAACTTCATTGACCCGCTTCAGAACTTGTGCGACAAGGATTTGAAAGAGATCCAG caCCACCTGAAGAAACTGGAGGGCCGCCGCTTAGACTTTGACTACAAGAAGAAACGTCAAGGGAAGATCCCTGATGAGGAACTCCGGCAAGCCCTGGAGAAGTTTGAGGAATCCAAGGAAGTAGCTGAGAcgagtatgcacaacctcctagAGACTGAT ATTGAACAAGTGAGCCAGCTCTCAGCATTGGTGGATGCCCAACTTGATTATCACAGGCAAGCAGTACAGATCCTTGACGAACTGGCAGATAAACTCAAGCGCAG AATGAGAGAGGCTTCCTCACGCCCCAAGCGAGAATATAAACCTAAACCCAGGGAATCTTATGAATTTGGAGAGAGTGACCAATCCAATGGTGGCTTTTCATGTAACCCCACCCCCAAAGTCTCAG CTCACCTGGACCAGCCCTGTTGCAAGGCACTGTATGACTTTGAGCCAGAGAACGACGGGGAGCTGGGCTTCAAAGAAGGGGACATCATTACATTGACAAATCAGATAGACGAGAACTGGTATGAGGGCATGATCAATGGCCAATCGGGCTTCTTCCCACTCAACTACGTGGAAGTGCTGGTCCCACTACCTCAGTga